A section of the Drosophila sechellia strain sech25 chromosome 3L, ASM438219v1, whole genome shotgun sequence genome encodes:
- the LOC6605625 gene encoding digestive cysteine proteinase 1, whose protein sequence is MQVFLALALLAGLAFSANATNPPKWDPNYIVKGTLYIPYAEIAEPFYAWYDKNTKRSRIDYYGGMVKTYQLAGEGQYGTLLKLAPITTKTENNKLTCLQVNGTANQTIDIQSILPDAKPFSLVGTESFLGYTCDKFRLESTIGQKKNIYTLWVRYKKSPHYPSSRMPIPVRYEMRGYNTLLGSHYDHYYLDYDSYEHDDIPNEVFEIDDSLQCVGFPGPGTGHYATFNPMQEFISGTDEHVDKAFHHFKRKHGVAYHSDTEHEHRKNIFRQNLRYIHSKNRAKLTYTLAVNHLADKTEEELKARRGYKSSGIYNTGKPFPYDVPKYKDEIPDQYDWRLYGAVTPVKDQSVCGSCWSFGTIGHLEGAFFLKNGGNLVRLSQQALIDCSWAYGNNGCDGGEDFRVYQWMLQSGGVPTEEEYGPYLGQDGYCHVNNVTLVAPIKGFVNVTSNDPNAFKLALLKHGPLSVAIDASPKTFSFYSHGVYYEPTCKNDVDGLDHAVLAVGYGSINGEDYWLVKNSWSTYWGNDGYILMSAKKNNCGVMTMPTYVEM, encoded by the exons ATGCAAGTGTTTTTAGCTTTAGCCCTGCTCGCAGGCTTGGCTTTCTCGG CTAATGCCACGAATCCGCCGAAATGGGATCCAAACTACATAGTCAAAGGAACCCTGTACATTCCGTACGCCGAGATTGCGGAACCCTTTTACGCCTGGTATGACAAGAATACGAAGCGATCCCGCATCGATTACTACGGCGGAATGGTGAAGACGTACCAGCTGGCTGGCGAGGGTCAGTACGGAACCCTGCTGAAGCTGGCACCGATTACCACCAAGACGGAGAACAACAAGCTAACCTGTCTCCAAGTGAATGGAACCGCCAACCAGACTATCGATATTCAGAGCATCCTGCCCGATGCGAAACCCTTCAGCCTGGTGGGCACCGAGTCCTTTTTGGGCTACACGTGCGACAAGTTCCGCCTGGAGTCGACCATTGGCCAAAAGAAGAACATCTATACGCTGTGGGTGCGGTACAAGAAGTCGCCGCATTATCCCTCTAGCAGAATGCCCATTCCTGTGCGCTACGAGATGAGGGGCTATAATACCCTGCTAGGATCCCACTACGACCATTACTACTTGGACTATGACAGCTACGAGCACGATGATATTCCCAACGAGGTGTTCGAGATCGATGACAGCCTGCAGTGCGTCGGATTCCCCGGACCCGGCACCGGTCACTATGCCACCTTCAATCCCATGCAGGAGTTCATATCCGGAACCGATGAGCATGTGGACAAGGCCTTCCATCACTTCAAGCGCAAGCATGGAGTTGCTTATCACAGCGACACGGAGCACGAGCATCGCAAGAACATCTTCCGTCAGAACCTCCGCTACATCCACTCCAAGAACCGGGCCAAACTCACCTACACGCTGGCCGTCAATCACTTGGCCGACAAGACCGAAGAGGAGTTGAAAGCACGTCGCGGATACAAATCATCGGGCATCTACAACACCGGCAAGCCGTTCCCCTATGATGTGCCCAAGTACAAGGACGAGATTCCCGACCAGTACGACTGGCGGCTGTACGGCGCTGTCACTCCGGTGAAAG ATCAATCTGTGTGCGGATCGTGCTGGTCATTTGGCACCATTGGCCACCTGGAGGGCGCCTTCTTCCTGAAGAACGGCGGCAATCTGGTCCGGCTCTCCCAGCAGGCGCTGATTGACTGCTCGTGGGCCTATGGCAACAATGGCTGCGATGGCGGCGAGGATTTCCGCGTTTACCAGTGGATGCTGCAGTCCGGCGGAGTGCCCACGGAGGAGGAGTACGGTCCCTATCTGGGCCAGGATGGCTACTGTCACGTCAACAACGTGACGCTGGTGGCACCCATTAAGGGATTCGTCAATGTGACCTCCAACGATCCAAATGCCTTCAAGCTGGCTCTGCTCAAGCACGGGCCTCTGTCGGTGGCCATTGATGCTTCTCCCAAGACATTTAGCTTCTACTCGCACGGAGTTTACTATGAGCCAACGTGCAAGAACGATGTAGATGGACTGGATCATGCTGTCTTGGCCGTGGGCTATGGCTCCATCAACGGAGAGGACTACTGGCTGGTGAAGAACTCGTGGTCCACCTACTGGGGCAACGATGGCTACATCCTGATGTCGGCCAAGAAGAACAATTGCGGTGTCATGACCATGCCCACTTATGTGGAGATGTAG
- the LOC6605626 gene encoding LOW QUALITY PROTEIN: uncharacterized protein LOC6605626 (The sequence of the model RefSeq protein was modified relative to this genomic sequence to represent the inferred CDS: substituted 1 base at 1 genomic stop codon), with protein sequence MVIRCSLVILFEXYLLRIEGNPEDMNELAKMCRVCMDESDDLLDIYDNKSWGDRLSADLQRTKEPEPTPAELLNICSAYPVDTGDGFPLKICEPCLIKLREALRFKRRYTRTMEYVARVKREQSDKETCDLLEAEDWDFADPIKSENEEEEDGDGDDKQLKKENNNEVEKKRSFKCADCPKSFTGKAHLTLHSRTHTKVSTRTKRKTLK encoded by the coding sequence ATGGTCATCCGATGCAGTTTAGTTATTCTTTTTGAATAGTATTTGCTTAGAATCGAAGGAAACCCCGAAGACATGAATGAATTGGCGAAGATGTGCCGAGTGTGCATGGACGAGTCGGATGACCTGCTAGACATCTACGACAACAAGAGCTGGGGGGACAGGCTGAGCGCCGATCTACAGAGAACCAAGGAGCCGGAGCCCACGCCGGCTGAGTTGCTGAATATCTGCAGCGCATATCCAGTGGATACCGGGGACGGCTTTCCGCTGAAGATTTGCGAGCCGTGCCTGATAAAACTGCGTGAGGCCTTGAGATTCAAGAGGCGCTACACAAGGACCATGGAATACGTAGCGCGCGTGAAGAGGGAGCAAAGCGACAAGGAGACATGCGATCTCCTGGAGGCCGAGGATTGGGATTTCGCGGATCCCATCAAGAGCGAaaacgaggaggaggaggacgggGACGGGGACGATAAGCAGCTGAAGAAGGAGAATAACAACGAGGTGGAAAAGAAGCGGTCCTTCAAATGCGCCGACTGCCCGAAAAGTTTCACCGGCAAGGCCCATTTGACCCTACACAGTCGCACCCACACCAAAGTATCCACGAGGACAAAACGAAAAACTCTTAAATAG
- the LOC6605627 gene encoding zinc finger protein 677 codes for MMDISKMCRVCRDESDCLLDIFTEPCASNRVQEPEPVLATMLRECSGCSVDKEDGMPQFICVECAEAVRNAYRLRRQCRKSHQYFDQLRLMMKELDDIEYCLNIKDSIEPQMPVSVIKGGATSDTSEPHGREPLLVELVQVKYMSPEPQPMPSPLPDNNEHELAQSDAPIKTPDNKSKRRARSYSDNDSWSPDSDLDHEDDDKTWNASIRGKPKRGRGPYRCKLCKQSFIQKQNLVIHMRVHTGERPYKCSLCPRSFAQKGNLQSHTRCHTGERPFGCPNCPKRFRQFGQLQVHTRTHTGEQPFKCSICQQRFKQLNGLQRHMTTHTGEKTRTSSQETKRNKLK; via the coding sequence ATGATGGACATTTCGAAAATGTGCCGCGTTTGCAGGGACGAATCCGACTGCCTGTTGGATATATTTACAGAGCCATGTGCCTCCAATCGGGTCCAGGAGCCGGAGCCGGTCTTGGCAACAATGCTGAGGGAATGCAGCGGATGCAGCGTGGACAAGGAGGACGGAATGCCACAGTTCATCTGCGTGGAGTGTGCGGAGGCCGTAAGAAATGCCTATCGGCTAAGACGGCAATGCCGAAAGAGCCATCAGTACTTTGACCAGCTGCGGCTGATGATGAAGGAGCTGGACGATATAGAGTATTGCCTGAATATAAAGGATAGCATTGAGCCACAGATGCCGGTCTCGGTAATTAAAGGTGGTGCAACGTCGGATACATCCGAACCTCATGGCCGGGAACCTCTTTTAGTTGAGCTTGTACAGGTTAAGTACATGTCTCCAGAGCCGCAGCCAATGCCTTCTCCTCTTCCAGACAACAATGAGCATGAGCTCGCGCAAAGTGATGCTCCAATAAAGACGCCAGACAATAAGTCCAAGAGGAGGGCGAGATCCTACTCGGATAATGACTCATGGAGCCCGGATAGTGACCTTGACCACGAAGATGATGATAAAACCTGGAACGCCTCAATACGGGGCAAACCGAAAAGGGGTCGCGGACCATATCGGTGCAAGCTCTGCAAACAGTCGTTCATCCAAAAACAAAACCTAGTTATTCACATGCGCGTACATACTGGCGAGCGACCCTACAAGTGCTCCCTATGTCCGCGATCCTTTGCCCAGAAGGGCAACCTGCAGAGCCACACACGCTGTCACACCGGCGAGCGTCCCTTCGGTTGTCCGAACTGCCCCAAGCGCTTCCGGCAATTCGGTCAACTGCAAGTCCACACCCGGACTCATACTGGTGAACAGCCCTTCAAATGTTCCATTTGCCAGCAAAGGTTCAAGCAACTAAACGGCCTACAGAGACATATGACAACACACACGGGAGAGAAGACACGGACGAGCAGCcaagaaacaaaaagaaataagCTTAAGTAG